A region from the Gossypium hirsutum isolate 1008001.06 chromosome A08, Gossypium_hirsutum_v2.1, whole genome shotgun sequence genome encodes:
- the LOC107958095 gene encoding pectinesterase, with amino-acid sequence MAMEMKVSALCIIFLLTILFSESVASFPSSSFNTDSICKHTPHADFCKYLFSSNKLFNTLDYGRVSIHHSLLNARTFLDSINQHFLAHPLNSTSKQALEDCRFLADQNVDFLSQISDRINSSTESLDSVEADDLHALLSAALTNVETCLEALESTPSASRIKDRFLQSNGTKSFSVSLAVSKHWVHSSTKPERNHVFHKLIVDTYTPLSVFMSSNDKQTIYEYATGKRDVKTLTNGKITVKQVVMVSHNGDGQFKTINDAITAMPNVTGDSNEYYVIYIPTGVYEEYISIPKYKQNLVLVGGLSTNPTIISGNRSVGGGSTTFSSATLAVFGKKFIAVDITFRNTAGPSKYQAVAVLNGADQSIFNRCTFEGYRNTLYVHSFRQFYVNCHILGTVDFIFGNAAAVIQESYIHARLPLPTQDDVITAQGRTDPSQNTGISIISSFIRANDDLISNMGFTKIYLGRPWKEYSRTVYMSSSLDGLVADEGWKKRDGDFGLSTVYFGEYDNYGLGRDTGDRVDWPGFHNMTKTEALNFTVARFIRGNKWLPATGVHYFGGLRD; translated from the exons ATGGCCATGGAAATGAAGGTTTCAGCCCTTTGTATCATATTTCTTCTCACCATTCTCTTCTCTGAATCTGTTGCTAGCTTTCCTTCTTCATCCTTTAACACAGACTCCATTTGCAAACACACCCCACATGCAGATTTCTGCAAATACCTTTTTTCTTCTAACAAGCTGTTCAACACCCTCGACTATGGCAGGGTCTCGATCCATCATTCCTTGTTGAATGCTCGTACTTTCCTCGATTCAATCAATCAGCATTTCCTCGCACACCCTCTGAATTCGACGTCAAAACAAGCCCTTGAGGATTGCCGGTTTCTAGCCGATCAGAATGTTGATTTCTTGTCACAAATATCAGACAGAATCAATTCTTCTACCGAGAGTTTAGACAGCGTCGAGGCTGATGATTTGCACGCTTTGCTTAGCGCTGCTTTGACTAACGTAGAAACATGTCTCGAAGCACTCGAATCGACACCGTCAGCATCGAGAATTAAGGACCGGTTTTTACAATCTAATGGAACAAAGAGCTTCAGTGTTTCTCTTGCAGTTTCAAAGCATTGGGTTCATAGCTCGACCAAACCAGAAAGAAACCATGTTTTTCACAAGTTGATTGTTGATACCTACACTCCTTTATCTGTGTTTATGTCTTCTAACGATAAACAAACAATTTATGAATATGCAACAGGGAAAAGGGATGTTAAGACATTaacaaatgggaaaattacagTGAAACAAGTAGTGATGGTAAGTCATAATGGAGATGGCCAATTCAAAACCATCAACGATGCCATCACAGCCATGCCGAACGTTACCGGTGACAGCAACGAATACTATGTGATTTACATACCTACCGGTGTCTACGAAGAGTACATTTCGATACCAAAGTATAAACAGAACTTGGTTTTGGTAGGCGGTCTCAGCACCAACCCCACGATAATCTCCGGAAATCGCAGCGTTGGCGGTGGCTCAACCACATTCAGTTCAGCAACACtcg CTGTCTTTGGGAAGAAATTTATTGCAGTGGACATAACATTTCGAAACACAGCTGGACCGAGCAAGTACCAAGCCGTCGCTGTCCTAAACGGAGCCGATCAATCCATATTTAATAGATGCACGTTCGAGGGATACCGGAATACCTTATACGTCCACTCTTTCAGACAATTCTACGTAAACTGCCATATTTTAGGCACCGTTGATTTCATATTCGGCAATGCGGCCGCTGTGATACAAGAATCTTACATACACGCTCGACTACCGTTGCCAACACAAGACGATGTCATCACTGCTCAAGGAAGGACTGATCCGAGCCAAAACACGGGCATATCGATCATAAGTTCCTTCATTAGAGCCAATGATGATTTAATCTCAAACATGGGATTTACGAAAATATATTTGGGAAGACCATGGAAGGAGTATTCGAGGACGGTTTATATGAGTAGTAGCTTGGATGGATTGGTTGCAGATGAGGGTTGGAAAAAAAGGGATGGAGATTTTGGACTAAGTACAGTTTATTTTGGGGAATACGATAACTATGGTTTAGGAAGAGATACGGGTGATAGAGTGGATTGGCCTGGCTTCCATAATATGACTAAAACTGAAGCTCTTAACTTCACTGTTGCAAGATTCATTCGAGGTAATAAATGGTTGCCTGCAACTGGTGTTCATTATTTTGGGGGCTTACGTGATTGA
- the LOC107894116 gene encoding uncharacterized protein produces the protein MFQAKNKSAICLNQSTLNDVSSVLSPSIIRCLSDISEMDTVHLSVDLVSAARRIVGFLRSVNECQWLHQRPTIIEAIRRYDEVWMPLISNLTVVGSTPPLVLPPFDVEWVWFCHTLNPVGYKKYCESRFSKLIGKPSIFNEENEEYALMRCKEIWVQRYPAEPFENEVESDSQDPPLLNEDLFNEVQKHKLLYSKFSQPYLYELVYLIAARRRYKGFLYMIQRFGDGCFRFVPALDILLMLLTHQSYPTAYADDLKDMWENMGKVVGLWETVQEKEVEETNKIWERTFDEPYEKAGGEIAMAKRPIYWEISDVDVNTKYKSMIPRFLLEVCIFVRLNARMKATNGDMKHNFLRLRMVRCHRELKLDKSIPDFSYDSWQKAWHLYCEFGTRGLIVEFRGRGGHCFKGSKLVNSMSFSWNDLLRAPSITLTREIDQVRVVASVTPPVQAPYLLKCVPDRVTDDSGAMISDVILKLNNYRPQKGRWLSRTVLDHAGRECFVVRIRVGEGFWRRGAETPSAVNREDRIIEIREGSWSYVAGSIGRAPEKVVGTATPKESQDQWQAAWQFSTGDDLLINCGSSTSSSSLSFSLKSRESSDSFVMLLRGRKMQYQNKETESKVAEDEKEDDDGFVTLVRFTEENPTGRATALLNWRLLVVELSPEEDAILVLLLCISILRTVSEMTKEDAGGLLVRQRMKEAKLGARDWGSIVLHPSSLSSSNTSPYLQPWYWNASQVMAQHEDTGNTRKPAPVEGGDMLYRRGIIT, from the exons ATGTTTCAAGCAAAGAACAAGTCTGCCATATGTCTTAATCAAAGTACCTTAAACGACGTCTCGTCGGTGCTGTCGCCGTCGATAATAAGGTGTCTCAGCGATATATCGGAGATGGACACGGTTCATCTCAGTGTCGATCTAGTGTCGGCGGCGAGACGAATTGTTGGGTTCTTGAGAAGTGTTAATGAATGTCAGTGGCTTCATCAGAGACCAACTATTATTGAAGCAATAAGGAG GTATGATGAGGTATGGATGCCATTGATTTCTAATCTGACGGTGGTGGGGTCAACGCCTCCTTTGGTTTTGCCACCTTTTGATGTTGAATGGGTTTGGTTTTGTCACACCTTGAATCCA GTTGGTTACAAGAAATATTGCGAGTCAAGGTTCTCAAAACTAATAGGAAAACCATCGATTTTCAATGAGGAAAATGAAGAATATGCATTGATGAGATGTAAAGAAATTTGGGTTCAAAGATATCCGGCTGAACCTTTTGAGAATGAAGTAGAATCAGATTCTCAAGACCCACCATTACTAAATGAAGATCTTTTCAATGAAGTTCAAAAGCACAAGCTTTTATACTCAAAATTTTCACAACCATATTTGTATGAGTTAGTGTATTTGATAGCTGCTAGACGAAGATACAAAGGATTTCTATATATGATCCAAAGATTTGGAGATGGGTGCTTTAGGTTTGTGCCTGCTTTGGATATTCTCCTAATGCTGCTTACACACCAG AGCTATCCAACAGCATATGCAGATGATTTGAAGGACATGTGGGAAAACATGGGGAAGGTGGTGGGGTTATGGGAGACAGTGCAAGAAAAAGAAGTGGAAGAAACAAATAAGATCTGGGAAAGAACCTTCGATGAACCTTATGAAAAAGCTGGAGGTGAGATAGCTATGGCCAAGCGACCAATCTATTGGGAGATTTCAGATGTTGATGTCAACACTAAATATAAGTCCATGATCCCAAGATTCCTACTTGAG GTATGCATTTTTGTGAGGCTCAATGCTCGGATGAAGGCAACAAATGGGGACATGAAACACAATTTCCTCCGTCTCCGGATGGTAAGATGTCACAGGGAGTTGAAGCTTGATAAATCGATCCCCGATTTTTCGTATGATTCATGGCAGAAAGCTTGGCATTTGTACTGCGAGTTTGGAACTCGAGGATTGATTGTTGAGTTTCGTGGCCGTGGCGGTCACTGCTTCAAAGGAAGTAAATTGGTGAACTCAATGTCATTTTCTTGGAATGATTTGCTAAGGGCACCTTCTATTACTTTGACAAGAGAAATTGATCAAGTACGAGTTGTTGCTTCTGTAACTCCCCCAGTTCAAGCACCATACCTACTGAAATGTGTCCCGGATAGAGTTACTGATGATTCTGGAGCAATGATATCCGATGTGATCCTGAAATTAAACAATTACCGGCCCCAGAAAGGTCGTTGGTTGTCTCGCACGGTTCTAGACCATGCTGGGAGAGAGTGTTTTGTTGTTAGAATAAG AGTGGGAGAAGGCTTTTGGAGAAGAGGAGCTGAAACTCCTTCTGCTGTTAATCGGGAGGATCGAATAATTGAGATTCGTGAAGGTTCTTGGTCTTATGTTGCCGGCTCTATCGGTAGAGCTCCCG AGAAAGTTGTAGGAACAGCAACACCGAAGGAATCTCAGGATCAGTGGCAAGCAGCATGGCAGTTTTCAACAGGAGATGACTTACTGATAAATTGCGGATCTTCGACATCGAGTTCCAGCCTAAGTTTTAGCCTGAAAAGTAGAGAATCATCGGATTCATTT GTGATGTTGTTGAGGGGCAGGAAAATGCAATATCAAAATAAAGAAACCGAAAGCAAAGTAGCGGAAGACGAAAAGGAAGATGATGATGGATTCGTGACTCTCGTAAGGTTTACTGAAGAGAATCCGACAGGAAGAGCAACAGCACTGCTTAATTGGAGGCTGTTAGTGGTAGAATTATCGCCAGAAGAAGATGCCATTTTGGTCCTTCTACTTTGTATCTCGATATTACGTACGGTATCAGAGATGACCAAGGAAGATGCCGGGGGTTTATTGGTAAGACAGAGGATGAAGGAAGCGAAGCTCGGCGCTAGAGACTGGGGATCCATCGTACTCCATCCTTCTTCACTATCCTCATCCAATACTTCACCTTATCTACAACCTTGGTATTGGAATGCTAGCCAAGTAATGGCACAACATGAAGATACCGGTAACACAAGGAAACCGGCACCGGTCGAGGGCGGTGATATGTTGTACAGGCGAGGGATCATTACATaa